The window TCTCGACAAGGGCTGGGATGTGCGGCGTACCTTTCCCGGCATGACCATTCGTTATGTTGTGGGGTTGCGCCGGGACATCGAACAGTTTCTTCTGCTGGCGACAGGGCAGGGGATGAGTGGGTCCATCGGCGCCATCCTCGGTGAGTTGACCCATGAGATCCCTCATGAGTCCGCCGTCGAGCCCCTCTCTGGCGGGATCGACGAGAACGACTCAGCCATTGTGAGGTTGACGAATCAAGTGATCGTCGAAGCTGACCGTCTCGGCGCATCGGACATTCACATCGAACCCTACGCGGATCGGAAAGACGTGGCGGTGCGTTTGCGCGTCGATGGCACCTGCTTCACCTATATGAGGATTCCCGCAGCCTACCGGAGGGCGGTTGTGTCGCGCATCAAGGTCATGGCCCATCTCGACATTGCGGAGCGGCGCAAACCCCAAGACGGCAAGATCCGGTATCGGCTGCCGAAGGATCGAGAGATTGAGCTCCGCGTCGCCACCCTGCCTACGTCTGGACAAGACGAAGATGTCGTGTTGCGCCTCCTCACAGCCAGGCAGCCGATGTCGCTTGAGATGATGGAGTTCGCTCCAGCCGCCATGCAGGCCCTTCGAACCTTAGCGGAGAAGCCGCACGGGATCATCCTCTGCGTCGGGCCGACCGGATCCGGCAAGACGACGACCCTGCATGCCATCCTCAAACATATCAATACCGACGAACGGAAAATTTGGACGGCTGAAGATCCCATCGAGATCACCCAGGACGGGCTTCGCCAGGTTCAGGTCCACCCGAAGATCGATCTGACGTTCGCGACCGCGATGCGCGCGTTTCTGCGCGCTGATCCCGACGTCATCATGATCGGCGAGATGCGTGATAAAGAAACGGCTGATATCGCCATCGAGGCTTCCCTCACGGGCCACTTGGTGCTGAGCACGCTCCATACGAACAGCGCCGTTGAGACGGTGATCCGGTTGCTGGATCTCGGCTGCGACCCGTTCAACTTTGCCGACGTGATGTTGGGAGTGCTCGCCCAGCGCCTCTGCAAAAGGATTTGCAGCCAGTGCAAGGAGGCCTATCATCCGAGTCGGCAGGAGTATGACGATCTGGCGCAGGGGTATGGAGCGTCGGCCTGGCCCATGCTCGACATCGAGTATCGATCTGACTGGAGTCTGTACCGTGGCCGAGGTTGCGAATCCTGCAACCGAACCGGTTTCAAGGGCCGTGTGCCGATCCACGAACTCTTGATCGGCTCGGACGAGATGAGGAGCCGTATTCAGTCCAAGGCCCGTTCCGCCGAAATACTGAGCCTGGCGATGCAGGAAGGCATGACCACTTTGGTTCAGGATGGTATTCGGAAGGCGCTCCAGGGCCTGACGACCTATCGGCAGGTCCGTGCTACCGCTATGAAATAAGCAGTCCCACTTACGCGTCATTCCAGCTCAACTCATTCCAGATCGCCAGCCTATCAGCTGTCTCTCTCCACCGTTCGCAGGCGGGCGCACGAACGGCCTGTGTCGAGCGCCACTACTCAATAACCATGCGGATCACGCTAGAACCGCGAGCAACCGCCCATCCCGTTGGACGGCGATCGTTCGCGGTGGACAGAAACCGTCCGGCGGTGGACAGAAAAATGGCCGAATCTCTTTCCGCCCATCGATAGAGCGGCCTGCTAAATCAAACGGTTAGGGCGAGGGATGCTGTGTTTTAGACGGCATGCCCCTTGCTCACCATTACAGACTCGCCATGTGTAATTTTTCAATTTCAGAGACGATCGCGCGATCCAAAGCAAGCCCCGAGGCAGGCTTTACGCTTATCGAAATGATGATCGTGAGCGCGATCATCGGCATTAGTTCGGCGCTAGCGGTGACGAACTTTTCAGTCTGGCACGCGCAGTATCAATTGAAGCAGGCGGTAACGGAAATTCAAAGTCAGTTGAACATGTCTCGCATCGCTGCGATGAATCGAAATGCCGTGGTCAATGTGAATCTGACGTTGAGCGGCGGGCTCGTCGAACTTTCAGCAAGCGATGGCTCGGGCTCGGTCATTGGTTCGACCAAAATGATGGGGAGCGTGACGGGGCTGAATCCCGCCCCGGCGGCCGTGGCGTTTTCTCCGCTTGGAATCAGATCGGGAGGCGGAGTTGGCAATCAGCAGATTGTCCTCTCGA of the Nitrospirota bacterium genome contains:
- a CDS encoding GspE/PulE family protein, with the translated sequence MIGETDILSGRRGSKAEGSRGIKPSRTIEQNVLDSLVYRGIISQDDVLAALDDAKDGSLDLETLLLDRYRVPKEALGAALSDFYQCPYLPYDERTVIDADLLKTLNLDYLKNNLWLPIARRGSLIDVLTSDPHDLDKGWDVRRTFPGMTIRYVVGLRRDIEQFLLLATGQGMSGSIGAILGELTHEIPHESAVEPLSGGIDENDSAIVRLTNQVIVEADRLGASDIHIEPYADRKDVAVRLRVDGTCFTYMRIPAAYRRAVVSRIKVMAHLDIAERRKPQDGKIRYRLPKDREIELRVATLPTSGQDEDVVLRLLTARQPMSLEMMEFAPAAMQALRTLAEKPHGIILCVGPTGSGKTTTLHAILKHINTDERKIWTAEDPIEITQDGLRQVQVHPKIDLTFATAMRAFLRADPDVIMIGEMRDKETADIAIEASLTGHLVLSTLHTNSAVETVIRLLDLGCDPFNFADVMLGVLAQRLCKRICSQCKEAYHPSRQEYDDLAQGYGASAWPMLDIEYRSDWSLYRGRGCESCNRTGFKGRVPIHELLIGSDEMRSRIQSKARSAEILSLAMQEGMTTLVQDGIRKALQGLTTYRQVRATAMK
- a CDS encoding prepilin-type N-terminal cleavage/methylation domain-containing protein, with the translated sequence MCNFSISETIARSKASPEAGFTLIEMMIVSAIIGISSALAVTNFSVWHAQYQLKQAVTEIQSQLNMSRIAAMNRNAVVNVNLTLSGGLVELSASDGSGSVIGSTKMMGSVTGLNPAPAAVAFSPLGIRSGGGVGNQQIVLSNNRGLSYAVRITPRGKVTWCPDSTCP